The following DNA comes from Oncorhynchus mykiss isolate Arlee chromosome 16, USDA_OmykA_1.1, whole genome shotgun sequence.
TAGAACTAGGGTAGAGCGTCTCAGGGACaacttacatacagtatatcctttgtcataacactgtcatactATTGAATTAATGCCAGAGTGTGTATTAGGCCTATCCAAAGAATGAGGCCTAAAGCAATCGCTCCATTTGTCACAATTACCATGCATTTTGTAGTTACAGACTAATGATGATAACTTACCACTCTTATGTTTAAATGATTTGGATCTCCTGGGTGAGTTTGGATTCTACAATAAaaaaggaaaatatatatttatgtacatataaaacaaaatagTTTACACAAAACTATAAGAAATTTGTAATTTAATTGTCTTATtcaataaaaacaatatgttcTGTTTAACAGAAAGCTTGACAAATCACAACAAATATTAAAATTGAAGAAATCGAAATTTGGTCTCGTCGCCTTTCAGGATCATGCTGCATACTGTTGGAAACTTTACAAACATATTAAGATAACTTTATTTTTATGGTTTGTTTTGGCCGTGCTTTCCTGTAGTAATTTTATTAGATTGGTTACAACTACACAAACCCCAAGTGCCAATCAACATTCTCCCTTCGATTTCTCACTTGAAATTCAGCTGTGGCAGTGGATTCTATTCAGATAAAGCATCAAGAAAAGCAGAATGATCAACTAGTGGCAAAACTATGTTATTACAGAAAATATTTAATGGTTGTTTCAAAGAAAGTGCAAATACCTTATCTGATTTTCTCTTCTTCGCTGCAAAAACGAGAGCATTTTATAAGACACGTGGACATCATTTCAATGATTTACAAGATATCATAATGTACAAATACACAAGAGAACCAAGCACATTGATAACACTTCAAAGCATATTTGTTTTACTACTAGATATCAAGTGAAGATCAAACATATACAACTACATTTTTGCATGTGCACAGTTGAAGTCAACTCTGTTTCAGTTCAAATTAATGTAAAGATTGACTACTGGTATTCACCATTATAGGATTCTAATTTCCATGTGTCTACTCTTGTGAGTAGACACAATTTATATAACTGTCAGTCACCAGGGTTGTGTTTCGTAGGGCACACTGTaggaaaacattttgcaatggaaaacaacaagcaagcaaaaactaaagaaggaagtaccagtgactcgctcaatacggaagttgtcagatgatgcagatgcccaactatgaaccatcaaacaggcaaagcatcaatacaggactaacattgaatcctactacactggctccgatgctcgtcggaagtggcagggattgcaaactattacggactacaaaagggaagcacagccgtgagctgcccagtgatacgagcctaccagacgagctaaatgattTCTATATGTGCGCATCtgggcaagcaacactgaagcacgcaggagagcaccagctgttccggacgactttgATCACGCTttccatagccaatgtgagtaagaccatgaacaggtcaacattcacaaggctgcagggccagacagattaccagggcgtgtactccgagcatgcactgaccaactggcaagtctcttcactgacattttcaacctgtccctgaccgagtctgtaataccaacatgtttcaagcagaccacctggatcctgcaactggatcctggacttcctgacaggccgtccccaggtggtaagggtaggtattAACAAAtatgccacactgatcctcaacacgggggccccacaggggtacatgctcagtcccctcctttactccctgttcacccatgactgcatggccaagcacgactccaacaccatcattaacttcaccgacaatgatgagacagcctatagggaggaggtcagagacctggccgtgtggttccAGCATAACAACTAGAGggcgaccgattaatcggcatggccgattaattagggccgatttcaagttttcagaaGAATCTGCCTTTTTGGACGACGATtatattgcaatccacgaggagactgtgtggcaggctgaccacctgttacacgagtgcagcgtcaaaaggacctgtggctgcaaggagccaagataagttgctagctagcattaaacttatcttataaaaaacaatcaatcttaacataatcactagtgaACTACACACGGTTGATGATTTTACAAGGTTAACTAGCGTGTCATGCGTTGCATATAATGAATGCgactgttaatttatcatcgaatcacagcctacttcaatttggccaaacgggtgatgatttaacaaaagcgcaatCGTTGCACAAAAGTACCCagccataaacatcaatgcctttcttaaaatcaattaaaacctgcatatttagttaaaataaatgtatgttagcaggcaatattaactagagaaattgtcacttctcttgcattctgtgcaagcagagtcagggtatatgcagcagtttgggccacctggcttgttgctgtgtgaagaccatttcttcctaacaaagaccgtaattcatttgccagaattttacataattatgacgtaacattgaaggttgtgcaatgtaacagcaatatttagacttagggttgccacccgttcgataaaatacagaacagTTCTGTATTTCACCGAAAGGATAAACgctttgttttcgaaatgatagtttctggatttgaccatatcaatgaccaaaggctcgtattgcggtgtgtttattatattataattaagtctatgatttgatatagcaGTTTACCTACCCCCGCTCAGTCAGcaacaggctcgtaagcatttattcaaacagcactttactgcatttgccagcagctcttagcaatacTTGAGGcactgcgctgtttatgacttcaagcctatcaactcccgagattaggctgcctataagaacatccaatagtcaaaggtatttgaaatacaaatggtatagaaagAAATAGTCGACACGTCATAATGCCTATAATAATGACAACCTAAACCTTCTTAAATGGGAATATTGAAAACTCATGTTAACAGGAACCACCagtttcatatgttctcatgttctgagcaaggaacttaaacgttagttttacatggcacatattgcacttttactttcttctccaacactatttttgcattatttaaaccaaattgaacatgtttcattatttatttgagactaaattgattttatttatgtattatatttagttaaaataagtgttcaaagtccagacctgaatccaatcgagaatctgtggaaagaactgaaaactgctgttcacaaatgctctccatccaacctcactgagctcgagctgttttgcaaggaggaatgtgaaaaaatgtcagtctctcgatgtgcaaaactgatagagacataccccaagcgacttacagctgtaatcgcagcaaaaggtggcgctacaaagtattaacttaacggggctgaataattttgcacgcccaatttttcagtttttgatttgttaaaaaagtttgaaatatccaataaatgtcgttccacttcatgattgtgtcccacttgttgttgattattcacaaaaaaatacagttttatatctttatgtttgaagcctgaaatgtggcaaaaggtcgcaaagttcaagggggccgaatactttcgcaaggcactgtatgtatgtatgtatatatatatatatatataaataaattgtcTGATTAATCactatctgctttttttggtcccccaataatcggtatcggcattgaaaaatcataatcggtcgacctcgaatatcaacctctccctcaatgtgatacaaaacaaaggagattatcatggactacaggaaaaggagagccgagcatgcccccattcttattgacggggctgtagtggaacaggttgggagcttcaagttccttggtgtccacatcactaaccaactgtcatggtccaaacacactgagggcagagggcacaacaaaacctattcccactcaggagactgaaaagacttggcatgggtcctcagatcctcaaaaagttatacagctgcaccatcaagagcatcactgcctggtatggcaactggcacttgagggtagtgcgtacggcccagtaaatcactggggcaaagcttcctgccatccaggacctctatgccaGGTGCCTTAAAAATTTccaaaagactccagccaccctagtcatagactgttctctctgctaccgcacggcaagcggtaccgtagagccaagtccaggtccaaaaggcttcttaacagcttctacccccaagccataagcgtcctgaacagctaatcaaatggctacctgtgtccccgcacattgactctgtaccggtagccagggttggggagtaacagattacaAAAAACCTAACTGCAATCTGTTACTATaccagaaaaaatattgtaatcagattacagctacttttgaaaaactagatgattacgtCGAGGagtacttttaaattcagaaagcaTGTTTGCGAAAAGAAATCCTTGAcacttctgttttctcaatgacattcaaatcagtattgaaaaaaggtgcaagtttaaatttgttccacgtgagcgagtctgaccacaagtcagagaccactatgatgacacaccaaatgtgtttgatggatctcGGGACAAGAGCATGAATAGGCTTTTTCTAGGCTACAGTCCaaactatgtcttccaatggtgcgactgctgtcggcatcgaaagattatccaacttgaataaacgcttggaggtaaggatgacagcagtggtgtcgtctacggtgatacggatatcacttattattgacatctacatagcgcattgatgtgaatcacacagccagtgaaaaatgctcttgcaacagctgcatagtgcgcaTCCCAGCCTATGGagtaaaagtggggcttttattgctaaATTGTTTTTATTCTCCATAGGTCTAATGGACACATGCACACTTTTGATTGCCACTTTAAGTCTATCTGCCACATCAATTTTTAGATGTATAAATgatatatatccattgattcttgaagaatataacttatataaATGCCtcgagcttagttcaactgtcacactccacgagaacccaaaatataagcttgtttttctccaatgtttgtaaacattgtaaatgtaaacaaacaccgtACAGCCtcacaacatggttaaaacaatcattttgataacatggatggtcagtccatacatccatagctctgtctattaatctgggtgtggttacatttctccaggcccatccctcagctttttaccaaaaccgAGGTGGGGTAGcctttttgttattgtttcatctgtggatttaccatttaaacagttacagattatcaagatatcaaagtgtcaccaacaaaaaggtaaacaatcaGCCTATAgaaaatgcagcatatggcattcctttttcacatgtaaatagcacctTTCAACAGcactcaaagcatgccattccatgagcgcagcatttatttttcaactcgaatcaatgagcccaatcagttctccatgacaacaaaatcagaaacaaagtagggctggctaataagtccttagttttggggttatgctcaggtaaaactatttggctaatctatactttcaaatcctattcttgaagatcaaagggtaaaacatttattggaattctgatagactttggtttttaatgtaaagatataattgaatcgtattattatatgtagtagaaagcgatgggttagaagaagcctacataaccaaccaaTAAAGTAACATTTTACATCCATATatagccagctatgtaaacttcaacattgatttatcctACAATAGTTGTTGTTCAATtgctaacatacatttttgtcttctaatgcctcttaaggggaaagtaatctaatagtaatggaatgtaatcagattacgttactgagtttgggtaatccaaaagttgtTACTGTTTACAATTTTGAACAGGTAACTAACTAGTAACTAACAGATTAcctttagaaagtaacctacccaaccctgccggtaccccctgtatatagcctcgttactgctattttattgtttctctttatttatttttaatttcttattttttttcattataatttgaatgtattttttgtttacttcagtttatttagtaaatactttaacacttattttttcttaaaattgcatagttggttaagggcttgtaagtaagcatttgattgtattcagcacgtgacaaataaaaatgggaTTTGATTTAACCTCTGTTCTTATTGGATAAGGTCATGTGGTACCTTTCTGTTTCACAACGTTTGCGCTCGTTTTCTGCCTACTAAACAGGACCCAGATCACCATGAAAAGGAGGGTGAAAGTCAGTCCTTTACCTTTCTTTTCCGCCCCGTAGGACCAGTCGTTATCATTGACGTCATCATTATCCTCCTGGTCGCTCTCTGATTTATTGTTAGTGTTGTTGCCGGTGACTATTCTGTGTGGGGAAGAAAGGACAGTCAGTGACATCATCCATTGATTTATGGCCAGACATGGGttcaaaatactatttgaaataatttccAATATTTAATCTGCGCTTAATTATTTGAAATCATTTCCAATATTTAATCTGCGCTTAATTGAGCTTGTGTGGTTTAatggaccaatagaatagtcTCAAAAACGGCAAACTCCGCCCGTCTGTTACTCCGGGCAGGCTAAAGCAAAGTACTTGAAAGAATCCTTCCTTCAGGATTGCTAGAGAAAGTAAGGCTACAGTTGAATGAAAAGTGTGCAAACTACATTTGATTAGAAAATAATACTACCCTGTTGTGGTATGAGAAAATGTTTTATCGTCACATacaccagagagacacagtgaaatgtgttattttacagggtcggccataatagtacagcgcccctgaagcaaatgagggttaagtgccttattcaacggcacatcaacagatgtttcaccttgtcggcttgggTATTCGAGGCAGCAACTCCAGTCTTAACGGCATTACATTGCTGTCTGCACTGCAATGTCAACTGGTATTAGGGTAGCTGTGTTTAAAGGTTAGCTGAACCAAAACAAAAATACTTGTCTGGTTGAAAACGGCCTGAGGcatcaacattagtcagaaacatttattctagtgcCAAAATGTAATACAAAGCGcaaataggatcattttggtcattAAGTCAATATCTTCCAAAACTATGACATAAATTCCTAAATCCTTGGATATTTGTGATTTTCTTTTTGATTTCAATCATGCCCAGTCTTGCCCACTAAAAGGGGATGGTAAACGCTGCACGGAGAAGCAGCTGAGCTGAGTGCAGCAGAATCAACCTACAGCCTGCCCATTTCTTTACAGACAACAGAAATACCCATTAGCACACAGCGCCTCAGTCTTGTTTACATGAAACAATACATAGTTGCCAATGTTATGTTGAAAGAACAAGACTTGGTCTTTATAAAAGGGCTTGTTTTCCCTCCACCCAACTCAAACATCCTCACATTCGTGAGATAACATTAGCATCATAAACACAAGTATCATAGGTATTCTAGAAAGGAGGAAATGCTCAGGGTTTAAGATTCTTGACCAATCACGTTCACGTTGCCATGCTGCGTCAAGTGGTTGCTAAGCCATTCATCTCGTAAAGTATGGTTTCTGTTTAGGATCAGTAAAGAGGAACACACAACGCCAGGCTATTAGCGAACATAACACTCCCCATTCAAACCCTCGTTGCTTCAGTCATGGCTTCTAGCATTTCATAACAAGGATGTGGAAAAGGGAGGCAAATTTAGTGAGTTTAGCCACCCCTTTAAAGATGTCAGTAATCAACGCATCAatatgacatacagttgaagttggaagtttacatacaccttagccaaatacatttaaactcagtttttcacaattcctgacatttaatcctcgtaaaattccctgtcttaggtcagttaggatcagcactttattttaagaatgtgaaatgtcagaacaatagttgAGAGACTGAtttttcagcttttacttctttcatcacattccaagtgggtcagcagtttacatacactcaattagtatttggtaggggCTAACCTGCGGTTGGCTATGCGGCTGCTGTTGCGCCCCATGCCCAGGCATTTCTCCAAGTGCGGGGCAAAGCGTGACGCAGCGATGCTCCGGCTGCAGTTGGGACAGACACACTCCTTGTTCTTCCACTGGTTGTACACCTGCCCGAACACATCCACTCCTGGCTGGTCCACAATTTCTACTCAtgcaaaaaaataaagagaaagaaaaaatTGTAGTTCAAAGCACTTTACATAGTAaaggtatatattatatattgcaATCATTGTATGGTGGTGTAGTTAGCAAATTAAAACTTGTGGAATGATATCGTCTGTACACGTCTTTATCTTAACCATTGTTAAACAATAATTTGAAAACATAGGTGAGTAGAAAGTAGAAATACATACCAAAGTCCCTCATGGTTTCTTGGTCCGTGTCTTCCAGGAAAAAGTAGCCCTGCTTGACGGCCCGGTGGACCTCAAAGCACAGGCCCAGACAAGCATCCTCCACCAGGTCAGAAAGGATGTCCTGAGCTACGCCCTGCCAACCAACCCAGCATTATTATATAGAACCAGGATATAGCCTTTCTATGGAATGATACTGTTAGAAGAGTTGGCTACAGAACTGATTCACACTAGGGCCAAACAGTCAAGCTGAATTGCGCCGGCCAGGTTACGCATCAGCCATAGCTGCAGTCCAAAATGACACACAGTCCAAATGTTTAAGCCTTTGTCTAAGACTAAAATGAAAAGTGTGGGTAAAAAAACGATACCCTTATGTATAGTCCACACAGGACTAAACCAAACCTACTACTATATTTACCTCCAGCTTGCTGTTGTCCAGGCTGGACATCGAAATCTCATCCattttcatttgccagaattaGAAGATGAGCCCACACTTCTGTGTTCATGCTGTAAAGCAGCATGCATTGGCCAAGACGGGGCTAGACCAGACAAGAGAGAATACACATATCATAACACATAATTTAATCTTCATACATGACATTtacaatgtaaaatatatttcaatgAGTCATGGTAAGGAGTGTGGGGAGCAGGAGCAACAACAAGCAATGAAACATTGTAACAAAGGGTGACAACTAAATGCACAATGAATTATATTAAAAAAGTGGAATCTAGGCTATTCACGTTTATAACCTGTCATTTATGACAAAAAATAATTGGATTATTCGTTGTTTGTCGTACAAATCAGATAACATGTTACGTGTCCTGCTTCGCATCATATATCGTTCACAGAACAGCATTGAACACATGTTTTccttatattatttttttaaaaatcacaCAGAAGTCCTCGGCCCCTACTATGGGGCATAACATTGTCCAGTATGCACAATTGAAAATAACGCAGATAGACACCATTGTATTCGTGTCGATTTCAGATTAGCAGAAAGAGACGGGGGATATTTTGTGATCATTTacagaaaataacaaaaaatactGGAAATAAATGTATCAACTTAACATATGGTGCAATCGGAAGCAATTGTAAGACATTGAATGTTACTTCAAGAAACAGATTACTGCGAAGCACGCTATGGTTTGCTTAGTGCACTGCTGCTGTTCGTTTTAAAAACTCGATACATTGTGTCACAAGAAAAATATCACGTCACGGTGTAGCTCTCTTTAGCCTTGACGATCACAACAATTAGATACATGCCAGTccataaatgtttttattttatttacctaTATCGGAAGGCATCCATCTTTACATCAGACGACTCAGGCAGTAGCAATCGATCGCTACACAAGAGAACGCAAAACACGAGCAGCATTACTGTCTTCAGTGAACCCAGCCGGCTATTGTCAGTGGATTTAAGCATGTCCACGTACAGTCCAAGTGACCCATATTCTCCCACTCCAGTCTTtaacactctctctttctctctgggatTTACATATAACATGATTTGATGGTAAACGTCTGCTTTAAAAACTTGGCAGAACTGGCTTCAGTTGTTGAAATATCAAATAGAGGCAAGTTAATAAATGCTTattgcaacacagcattcctcaTTAGAGGTCCCCTCACATACAATTAAAAGACATCATGAAGGAAAtaacacttcccttctctaccgAGTATCTCAATATTGGTATCATCGCGGCCcttgttttagcatgcaggtgtTGAGAATTATAATATAGATGCATATCGATATTATATTTTAGATAAATGGACATGATTGACACATTGTTGTATGTTGATTTCAAATtataaatgtctggtcagtttGATGAAAATGGTGGAAATGACAGTAGTGATGGGCAACAGCTTTGAAGGTTTCTCCTGCTTTGAATGGAGTTAGGTTTTTGTACAGGCTGCTCATGCAATTGTGGCACTAGGTGTATGCCAGTGACCCAGTTATGACAAGTGCAACTATAGACTGCCTCATCTTCAGCCTCAAATCCAATAATGTGCAGATACTCAGTATAGCCAGATCCAGAATATGTGAACCTGCTTGACAACCCAATTGCTCTTGTGTTGTCATAAAACAAAAACTTGGGCTACCTCCAGCCTTCTGTTTGCACCACGTAATTGTCTAGGTCCTGGTGTCACTAATAACATTTGAGATTTTAGtcattcttatccagagcaattatggttaaatgccttgctcaaggtcacatccacagatttttcacctaggcTCGGGGGGTTTTGAAACAAAGATATTGAACAAGAtagactttatgaccaaaatgttGTTTCACCTTACTGTAGTTAGTCAGTGTTATATCAACAGTGTTATATCAGGACATAACTGCACAAAAGTCTACCATTTCTAATTGTAAAGGGAAAGGATGAACAGAATAAATACtgtaaataaatgtgtgtgtgaaaatgcatacaaaattccATTTTATAAGCCATGGCCCATCGAAAAGCCAACGGCAATGTAAAAGCTGAAAAAATTGACTTAAAAGTTGACCTGTTCTGAAGAAATCTTGTGTTCATTAATTTATGAAATATGCTGtttcataaaatatattttcaaagtTTCAAAGATGGATTTTAAGATGCTGTTCATGATCATGCCTCGAGACTGActgaaaaataaaaagtaaatgACTACATAAGAAAAACATACCATTACCTTGTTCATAACAAATTCAAATACAAATGTCATTGTCTCAAAGTCAGGAAATTCAGATAATGACCAATATTAACCTGTGTTATTTGAGACATTCATAACCAGCTACAAACGTTGTGTATAACACAATGGTTGATACAGTATTGGAGTTAACATTGCAAAGCATTGCATGCCCATATTATGCCAGCTACATCGGAAAATAATAGTTTACTGTATAttacagtgattttttttttttgggggggggggggttataattTAATTTGAACACAGTAAAAATGGATGGTAAACATTTTCACGTATGCCACCAGTATATCATTCATCATTTGAAAATATAAAATGCCCATATTTTGCCAGCTACAAGATTGGAAGAACTAGTTTACTGCATATTACAGTAAACTATTTAATGATTATAATTCAATTTTAAACACAGCAGAAATGGATGGTAATGTTTTTTTCACATCTGCCAATAGTAGATCACTAATACATTCTTAATACAATTGCAAAGCATAACATATCTGTATTTGCCAGCTACACCATTTGAATAATACTTGTTCTGTCCTATTACAATTTATATTTGAGTGATAACacagttaacacatttaaatggaTGGTAAACATTTTGTCATGTGTACCACTAGTAGGTCACTAATCTATTGTCATTAATATTGCAAAGCACAACAGCCCATATTATGACATATTACAGTGACCATTGATGGATTAGAATTGAATTGTAACACAGTAGAAATGGATACTAAACATTTTGAGTTTGGATCCCGCGACAGAGGTTGGCATCAGTTGCTCGGACCGCTCCTATTTGTCCAGTGATCCTGCCGACCAAGGGTGGGGTCCGAGGAGCTGTTTGGCATAGCTGCCTATCAAGCTAGCAGGGATTTCTTTAGGGCTTGAACACAGCCGGCAACGCGGT
Coding sequences within:
- the LOC110491737 gene encoding ataxin-7-like protein 3 isoform X1, whose protein sequence is MKMDEISMSSLDNSKLEGVAQDILSDLVEDACLGLCFEVHRAVKQGYFFLEDTDQETMRDFEIVDQPGVDVFGQVYNQWKNKECVCPNCSRSIAASRFAPHLEKCLGMGRNSSRIANRRIVTGNNTNNKSESDQEDNDDVNDNDWSYGAEKKAKKRKSDKNPNSPRRSKSFKHKSVCLHRYDGPQTAYGQPGEPTHADERRGLPPVTDTQEDHSESTLAPFVFQWTVTDV
- the LOC110491737 gene encoding ataxin-7-like protein 3 isoform X2, which translates into the protein MKMDEISMSSLDNSKLEGVAQDILSDLVEDACLGLCFEVHRAVKQGYFFLEDTDQETMRDFEIVDQPGVDVFGQVYNQWKNKECVCPNCSRSIAASRFAPHLEKCLGMGRNSSRIANRRIVTGNNTNNKSESDQEDNDDVNDNDWSYGAEKKAKKRKSDKNPNSPRRSKSFKHKSGMMGPRRRMDNQESPRMLMKDEAFPQ